The following coding sequences lie in one Phalacrocorax aristotelis chromosome 4, bGulAri2.1, whole genome shotgun sequence genomic window:
- the HPSE gene encoding heparanase, which yields MLLPPLLLLLALAGGRRAAVLRLELRGSPRREVSPAFLSLTLDASLARDPRYVALLSNPKLRALATALSPGFLRFGGTETDFLIFDPNKNSTSEEKIVWELQAQQEACGSRPAFAAVEKLLLAQWPSQEKLILAEHNWKKHKNTTITRNTLDILYSFANCSGFHLIFGLNALLRKDELQWDSSNAHALLDYCASRWYNISWELGNEPNSFRKKSGIYIDGFQLGQDFIHLRQLLSSYMLYRHTKLYGPDVGQPRKQTQRLLRSFLKSGGKVIDSVTWHHYYVNGRNATREDFLSPEVLDTFATAIRKVLEVVDGTIPDKKVWLGETSSAYGGGAPRLSNTYVAGFMWLDKLGLSARQGIDVVMRQVFFGAGTYHLVDANFEPLPDYWLSLLYKKLVGTKVLQVSLTGADERKLRVYLHCTNALHPKYREGDVTLFALNLYNITQHLQLPDYLSSKHVDQYLLLPHGKESILSRSIELNGRVLRMVDDKMLPELIEKPLGPGSVLGLPAFSYGFYVIKNAKAMACI from the exons atgctgctgccgccgctgctgctgctgctggcgctGGCGGggggtcggcgggcggcggtGCTGCGGCTGGAGCTGCGGGGCAGCCCCCGCAGGGAGGTGAGCCCCGCTTTCCTCTCCCTCACCCTGGACGCCAGCCTGGCCCGGGACCCGCGCTATGTCGCCTTGCTCAG CAATCCCAAACTGCGTGCCCTGGCAACGGCCCTGTCCCCAGGCTTCCTGAGGTTCGGTGGCACCGAAACAGATTTTCTCATCTTTGATCCCAACAAGAATtcaacttcagaagaaaaaattgtcTGGGAACTTCAGGCCCAGCAAG AGGCTTGTGGCTCGAGGCCTGCGTTTGCTGCTGTTGAGAAGCTACTGCTGGCACAGTGGCCCAGCCAGGAGAAGCTGATTCTTGCAGAGCATAActggaaaaagcacaaaaacacCACTATTACAA GAAATACGCTGGATATTCTATACAGCTTTGCGAACTGCTCAGGGTTTCACCTGATCTTTGGGCTCAATGCCTTGCTGCGGAAAGACGAATTGCAGTGGGACAGCTCGAATGCCCATGCACTACTGGACTACTGCGCCTCGCGGTGGTACAACATCTCCTGGGAGCTCGGAAATG AGCCCAATAGCTTCAGGAAGAAGTCTGGCATCTACATTGATGGCTTCCAGCTGGGGCAAGATTTTATTCACTTACGGCAACTTCTGAGTAGCTATATGCTCTACCGGCACACGAAGCTCTATGGTCCTGATGTTGGACAGCCCCGAAAGCAGACGCAGAGACTGCTGAGAAG CTTCCTGAAGTCGGGAGGGAAGGTGATCGACTCTGTCACGTGGCACCA TTACTATGTGAATGGACGAAATGCAACAAGGGAGGATTTCTTGAGCCCTGAAGTGTTGGATACCTTTGCCACAGCCATACGCAAAGTCCTGGAG GTTGTTGATGGGACCATACCTGACAAGAAGGTCTGGCTAGGAGAGACGAGCTCTGCCTATGGAGGGGGAGCTCCCAGGCTGTCCAACACTTATGTTGCTGGCTTTAT GTGGTTGGATAAACTCGGGCTTTCAGCCAGGCAGGGGATTGATGTGGTGATGAGACAGGTTTTCTTTGGGGCAGGGACCTATCACCTGGTGGATGCCAACTTTGAGCCTTTGCCG GACTACTGGCTGTCGCTGCTCTACAAGAAGCTGGTGGGTACCAAGGTGCTGCAGGTCAGTCTGACGGGAGCCGACGAGAGGAAGCTCCGCGTCTACCTCCACTGCACGAATGCCCTTCA CCCAAAGTACAGAGAAGGGGATGTGACGCTGTTTGCCTTAAACCTCTACAACATTACCCAACATCTGCAGCTACCTGATTACTTATCAAGCAAGCACGTGGATCAGTACCTCTTACTGCCTCATGGCAAAGAGAGTATACTTTCCAG GTCTATTGAGCTGAATGGCCGTGTGCTACGGATGGTGGATGACAAAATGCTGCCAGAGCTTATCGAAAAACCCCTTGGTCCCGGCAGTGTACTTGGCCTTCCAGCCTTCTCTTACGGCTTTTATGTTATCAAAAATGCCAAAGCTATGGCTTGCATTTAA